The Candidatus Tumulicola sp. genome contains a region encoding:
- the purM gene encoding phosphoribosylformylglycinamidine cyclo-ligase, producing MVSDRSLIPSAYARAGVDIAAGNAAVDRYRDLLAGWRHPGQLDAIGGFGGVFEMPGDATQALVASNDGVGTKILIAIALRRYDTVGADLVNHCVNDILVVNATPMFFLDYLAVGKLDPEIAGAIVGGCARACREHDCALLGGETAEMPGVYAPDHFDLAGTIVGRVDRGALPDPLSVGAGDAIVALPAIGLHTNGYSLARDVIDPSEYESPLPDSQTTFGDALLAPHPSYYRAVRDVQAVARVKTMSHITGGGLRENVPRTLPPNVKAIFEQQRWTVPPIEREIVRRARLDLDERYRTLNMGIGYTMIVPLEDAAAAIAAAPGAFVAGWTETRAGDEPSVVVHPAREDV from the coding sequence ATGGTGAGCGACAGAAGTCTGATCCCGAGCGCGTACGCGCGCGCCGGCGTCGATATAGCAGCCGGAAATGCTGCGGTCGACCGATATCGCGATTTGCTCGCCGGTTGGCGCCACCCAGGCCAGCTCGACGCGATCGGCGGCTTCGGCGGCGTTTTCGAGATGCCCGGTGATGCGACGCAAGCGCTGGTCGCTTCGAACGACGGCGTCGGGACCAAAATTCTGATCGCCATCGCGTTGCGACGGTACGACACAGTCGGCGCCGATCTCGTGAACCATTGCGTCAACGACATCTTGGTCGTGAATGCAACGCCGATGTTCTTTCTCGACTACCTCGCCGTTGGTAAGCTCGATCCAGAGATTGCCGGAGCGATCGTCGGCGGTTGCGCGCGCGCCTGTCGCGAACACGATTGTGCGCTGCTCGGCGGTGAAACCGCCGAAATGCCCGGCGTATACGCCCCAGATCACTTCGATTTGGCCGGCACGATCGTCGGCCGCGTCGATCGAGGCGCGCTTCCGGACCCGTTGTCGGTCGGTGCCGGCGACGCGATCGTCGCGCTTCCGGCGATCGGATTGCACACGAACGGATATTCGCTCGCCCGCGATGTCATCGATCCCAGTGAATACGAATCGCCCCTGCCGGATAGTCAAACGACGTTCGGCGACGCGCTGCTCGCGCCGCATCCGTCGTACTATCGCGCGGTGCGCGACGTGCAGGCGGTGGCGCGTGTGAAAACGATGTCGCACATCACCGGGGGCGGCTTGCGTGAAAACGTTCCGCGCACGCTACCGCCCAACGTCAAAGCAATCTTCGAACAGCAGCGATGGACCGTACCGCCGATCGAGCGTGAAATCGTCCGCCGTGCGCGGCTCGATCTCGACGAACGCTATCGAACCCTCAACATGGGCATCGGGTACACCATGATCGTTCCGTTGGAAGACGCAGCCGCGGCCATTGCCGCGGCTCCCGGCGCGTTCGTCGCCGGGTGGACCGAGACGCGCGCCGGCGACGAACCTTCCGTCGTGGTGCATCCTGCCCGCGAGGACGTATGA
- a CDS encoding alpha/beta fold hydrolase codes for MREETVDVGALRLESGATLPRVEQRVTIYGDPIAHADRIVLVNHALTGSSRVAEWWPGIAGTNGLFDPDECCTIGVNMLGSVYGSTGPVDDPFPRVTVRDIVAAQRLALDAIGIERIWIAIGASLGGMQALQWALDAPERVGRAVVIGAHDHHTAMGIALNAVQRDALALDPQRGLGLARKIAMLTYKSEALFTSRHERRPDRHGRAFYDIEGYLDRQADAFTARMNAYAYATLTHAMDSFDVRPAAQTARIKPKLTFVGISSDWLFRPQDVRAAVSRFRNAGFDAGYLELASDHGHDAFLAEPEALARLLRPVLA; via the coding sequence ATGCGCGAAGAAACCGTCGACGTCGGAGCGTTGCGGCTCGAAAGCGGCGCGACGCTTCCGCGCGTCGAGCAACGCGTTACGATCTACGGCGACCCGATCGCGCACGCGGATCGTATCGTGCTCGTCAATCATGCATTGACGGGCTCGAGCCGGGTGGCCGAATGGTGGCCGGGAATCGCCGGAACGAATGGACTGTTCGATCCGGACGAGTGCTGTACGATCGGCGTCAACATGTTGGGCAGCGTCTACGGCAGCACCGGGCCGGTCGACGATCCGTTTCCGCGCGTCACGGTGCGCGATATCGTCGCGGCGCAACGTCTAGCGCTGGATGCGATCGGCATCGAGCGCATCTGGATCGCCATCGGCGCCTCGCTGGGCGGTATGCAGGCGTTGCAATGGGCGCTCGATGCCCCCGAGCGCGTCGGTCGTGCCGTCGTCATCGGAGCGCACGATCATCACACTGCGATGGGCATCGCGCTGAACGCCGTGCAGCGCGATGCGCTGGCGCTCGACCCCCAGCGCGGTTTGGGATTGGCACGCAAGATCGCGATGCTAACCTATAAGAGTGAGGCGCTCTTCACTTCGCGGCACGAACGGCGTCCGGACCGTCACGGACGCGCGTTCTACGATATCGAGGGCTATCTCGACCGTCAAGCCGACGCGTTTACCGCACGCATGAACGCTTATGCCTACGCCACGTTAACGCACGCAATGGATTCGTTCGACGTGCGTCCAGCCGCGCAAACCGCCCGCATCAAGCCGAAGCTGACGTTCGTCGGAATCAGTTCCGACTGGCTGTTTCGCCCGCAAGACGTACGAGCGGCAGTCAGCCGGTTTCGGAATGCCGGCTTCGACGCCGGCTATCTGGAACTCGCGAGCGACCACGGACACGACGCCTTTTTGGCCGAACCGGAAGCGCTGGCGCGCCTGCTTCGGCCGGTGCTCGCGTAA
- a CDS encoding leucyl aminopeptidase, producing MQIRVASGAPIDARTAALVVPVFSNEALAGAAQLADGAVGGALSEAIASGEFKGAFGDTVLVHAIDRPFKRMLAVGLGERKRFEDSMLARYAGVAVRALGRRNIAEIAVALPPEAAGREADAASSIALGAIASSFEITTYQREPEKPIAVTSVTLLSDGFDSDALERGVARGTIVGDAVNLARRLAVTPSNDMTPTILANEAEAAGRAAGVEVEIHDEAWARDKGMGSFLSVARGSAEPPKFIVMRYNGDPSSKELLALVGKGITFDTGGISIKPADRMEDMKYDMSGGAAVIASMVAIGKLRPKVNVVGIVPATENMPGGKATKPGDIVTAMNGKTIEVINTDAEGRLILADGLCYANELGATRIAETATLTGAVVIALGHAAAAVVSNDDDWADRFVAVSKATGERFWRMPYYEEYAKQMKSDIADLKNTGGRAAGTLTAAAFLKSFVGETPWVHVDIAGTAYLDGESGWQAKGPTGMPVRTFVALAESLASGNGASASNGETNAAAVSTR from the coding sequence ATGCAAATCCGTGTCGCATCCGGAGCGCCGATCGACGCGCGCACCGCCGCCCTGGTCGTGCCCGTCTTTTCAAACGAAGCGCTTGCGGGCGCCGCACAATTAGCCGACGGCGCCGTCGGCGGAGCACTCTCTGAAGCAATAGCGAGCGGAGAGTTCAAAGGCGCGTTCGGCGACACGGTCCTCGTGCATGCAATCGACCGGCCTTTCAAGCGAATGCTGGCCGTGGGATTAGGTGAACGCAAACGGTTCGAAGATTCGATGTTGGCGCGCTATGCGGGAGTGGCAGTGCGAGCGCTCGGCCGCCGAAACATTGCCGAGATTGCCGTGGCGCTTCCGCCCGAAGCGGCCGGCCGCGAAGCCGACGCCGCATCCTCGATTGCGCTAGGAGCGATCGCTTCGTCATTCGAGATTACGACCTATCAGCGCGAACCGGAGAAGCCGATCGCGGTTACGAGCGTAACGCTTTTATCCGATGGATTCGACAGCGACGCGCTCGAACGTGGCGTCGCGCGCGGAACGATCGTCGGCGACGCGGTGAACCTCGCTCGAAGACTGGCCGTCACACCGTCCAACGACATGACGCCGACGATTCTCGCGAACGAAGCCGAAGCGGCGGGACGCGCGGCCGGTGTTGAGGTCGAGATCCACGACGAAGCCTGGGCGCGCGACAAAGGCATGGGGTCGTTCCTGTCGGTCGCTCGCGGAAGTGCCGAACCGCCGAAATTTATCGTGATGCGGTATAACGGCGATCCTTCGAGTAAAGAGTTGCTCGCGCTCGTCGGAAAAGGAATCACGTTCGATACCGGCGGCATCTCGATTAAGCCGGCCGACCGCATGGAAGATATGAAATACGATATGTCGGGCGGCGCCGCGGTCATCGCATCGATGGTCGCGATCGGCAAGCTCCGTCCGAAGGTGAACGTCGTCGGCATCGTTCCCGCAACTGAAAACATGCCGGGTGGAAAGGCGACCAAACCCGGCGACATCGTGACGGCCATGAACGGCAAGACGATCGAAGTGATCAACACCGACGCCGAGGGGCGATTGATTTTGGCCGACGGGCTCTGCTACGCCAACGAACTCGGTGCGACGCGCATCGCCGAAACGGCCACCCTAACGGGCGCGGTCGTGATCGCGCTCGGTCACGCCGCCGCCGCGGTCGTTTCTAACGATGACGACTGGGCAGATCGCTTCGTTGCCGTCTCTAAGGCGACCGGCGAACGTTTCTGGCGCATGCCGTATTACGAAGAATACGCAAAACAGATGAAAAGCGACATCGCCGATCTCAAAAATACCGGCGGTCGCGCGGCCGGCACGTTGACGGCCGCGGCGTTCCTCAAGTCCTTCGTCGGCGAAACGCCGTGGGTACACGTCGATATCGCCGGCACCGCATATCTCGACGGCGAGTCGGGTTGGCAAGCGAAAGGACCCACCGGAATGCCGGTGCGCACGTTCGTTGCATTAGCCGAATCGCTGGCGTCCGGCAACGGCGCGTCTGCGTCGAACGGCGAGACGAACGCGGCGGCGGTATCGACGAGGTAG
- a CDS encoding amylo-alpha-1,6-glucosidase: protein MNLSPTPHSSTYQIDPVERLPNYRTTAANLGMGPSFGNSRIWVNTKNTGDIERVFSIAAGKTMIGSIAVRCSIAGRPLRDAARTPSDKSLKVYTPLSLDLGEVAVEIHPAFQRRRFDVGGSIWITETIFLPFGDEDGNEDPPILYQGIEIENRGEHEQELRMNGYARLRGDTDDDVEARYDASVGGLIARNRSGEGGVRVFAMTCEPSAYETSFDFGNVYSRSKTEPLGNSTEATGDILGSLQLDIAVKPGETYRFAFKTGLFPNDDAATLHDFVNKTPYEALGTTLSLLADVLHRGEVITPDEVINDGALWSKVNMRRVMSRYPIGWLFTNDPGVMSNVVIRDCAWFVYGCDYFMPQFSRSLLDKAAALQYPDGKLPEYVDALVGRVEDDGLNINDDTPLFIMAAAHHFRCTGDEEWLRQIFPSLAKAGRYIISQMDDRDLVYCSADDPRGNVWAIASWRNIIANYAINGAVTEINAECSAALRELAHLAERVDSDDSEIQSFSDVSARIATAMQTHLINPRNGLFYLNIDVNGNPRTDVTGDEIFPVMFHVCDDETGFRIISRLNSPDFWTEAGLRTASELDPRYDPSAFAGLIGGVWPGLTWWYAFAAARYHPEFMVNALRASFEHYARDPRGNNTVPGQFSEWFDGDSLVNRGMRLSPWEPPRFLWAAIEGVCGLTLSGDRPEINPLIPPNWKWVALRRLPFHGSEISYFAVRTQGSMTLFTTCEVNTKFAHSLYESDVSDKVPLFSRIARVVALQRGREIAVLVGNVSDATTAVPIDLSALLEPGVRYHTRMYNSERDDWEADSVLAREEICVTSIVIESKGYRILLFRALRDS from the coding sequence ATGAACCTTTCGCCAACGCCGCATTCGTCGACCTATCAGATCGATCCGGTCGAACGGTTGCCGAACTATCGCACGACGGCCGCAAATCTCGGTATGGGCCCAAGTTTCGGTAACAGCCGGATTTGGGTGAATACAAAAAATACGGGCGACATCGAGCGCGTTTTTTCGATCGCGGCCGGCAAGACGATGATCGGTTCGATCGCCGTCCGGTGTTCGATCGCCGGGCGTCCGCTGCGCGATGCGGCGCGCACGCCATCGGATAAATCGCTCAAAGTGTATACGCCGCTGTCGCTGGATCTTGGTGAGGTCGCCGTCGAAATCCACCCGGCGTTCCAGCGCCGCCGTTTCGATGTGGGCGGTTCGATTTGGATTACCGAGACGATTTTTTTGCCGTTCGGCGACGAAGACGGAAACGAAGATCCGCCGATCCTGTATCAGGGTATCGAGATCGAAAACCGCGGAGAACACGAGCAAGAGTTGCGCATGAACGGTTACGCCCGCTTGCGCGGCGACACCGATGACGACGTCGAGGCCCGCTATGACGCGAGCGTTGGCGGACTGATCGCGCGCAATCGCTCGGGCGAAGGCGGGGTTCGCGTGTTCGCAATGACGTGCGAGCCGAGCGCCTACGAAACGAGCTTCGACTTCGGCAACGTGTACAGCCGCTCCAAGACGGAGCCGCTGGGCAACTCGACCGAAGCGACCGGGGACATCTTAGGCAGCCTGCAGCTCGACATAGCGGTCAAGCCGGGTGAGACCTACCGTTTTGCATTTAAAACCGGACTCTTTCCAAACGATGACGCCGCGACGTTGCACGACTTCGTAAACAAAACACCGTACGAAGCGCTTGGAACCACGCTTTCGTTGTTGGCTGACGTGCTGCATCGCGGCGAGGTGATTACCCCCGACGAAGTGATCAACGACGGCGCGTTGTGGAGCAAAGTCAACATGCGGCGGGTGATGTCGCGCTACCCAATCGGCTGGCTCTTCACCAACGACCCGGGCGTCATGTCGAACGTCGTGATTCGCGACTGCGCCTGGTTCGTGTACGGCTGCGATTATTTCATGCCGCAATTCTCGCGATCGCTTCTCGACAAGGCCGCCGCACTACAATACCCCGATGGCAAGCTTCCCGAGTACGTCGACGCGCTGGTCGGCCGCGTCGAGGACGACGGCCTCAACATCAACGACGACACTCCGCTGTTTATCATGGCGGCTGCCCATCATTTCCGCTGCACCGGAGATGAGGAGTGGCTGCGGCAGATTTTCCCGTCGCTCGCAAAAGCCGGACGCTACATCATCTCGCAAATGGACGATCGCGACTTGGTGTATTGCTCGGCCGACGATCCGCGCGGTAACGTCTGGGCGATCGCTAGCTGGCGCAACATCATCGCGAACTACGCAATCAACGGCGCCGTAACCGAGATCAATGCCGAATGTTCCGCGGCGTTACGGGAACTCGCGCATTTGGCCGAGCGCGTCGACTCCGACGATTCCGAAATACAGAGCTTCAGCGATGTCTCGGCACGGATTGCGACGGCCATGCAAACGCATCTGATCAATCCGCGCAACGGTTTGTTCTATCTGAATATCGACGTGAATGGAAACCCGCGAACCGACGTTACCGGAGACGAGATCTTTCCGGTCATGTTTCACGTCTGCGATGACGAGACGGGATTTCGAATCATCTCGCGACTCAACTCACCCGACTTTTGGACCGAAGCCGGCTTGCGCACGGCATCCGAACTCGACCCGCGCTACGATCCGTCGGCCTTCGCCGGACTGATTGGCGGGGTTTGGCCGGGTTTGACGTGGTGGTATGCGTTCGCCGCGGCTCGCTATCATCCGGAGTTCATGGTCAACGCGTTGCGCGCATCGTTCGAGCATTACGCGCGCGACCCACGGGGCAACAACACCGTTCCCGGGCAGTTCAGCGAATGGTTCGATGGCGATTCGCTGGTAAATCGAGGTATGCGCTTAAGTCCGTGGGAGCCGCCCCGCTTTCTCTGGGCGGCGATTGAAGGCGTCTGCGGCTTGACGCTCAGTGGCGATCGTCCCGAAATCAACCCGCTCATTCCGCCGAATTGGAAGTGGGTAGCGTTGCGGCGGTTGCCGTTCCACGGCAGCGAAATCTCCTACTTTGCGGTACGTACGCAAGGATCGATGACGCTGTTTACCACCTGCGAAGTAAATACGAAGTTCGCGCATTCGCTCTACGAGAGCGACGTGTCCGACAAGGTGCCGCTATTTTCGCGCATCGCACGCGTGGTGGCGCTCCAACGCGGACGCGAGATCGCAGTGCTGGTGGGCAACGTTAGCGACGCGACGACCGCCGTTCCGATCGACCTTTCGGCATTGCTCGAGCCGGGCGTACGCTATCACACGCGCATGTATAATAGCGAACGCGACGACTGGGAGGCCGATTCGGTGCTGGCGCGGGAAGAAATTTGCGTCACGTCGATCGTGATCGAAAGTAAAGGATACCGCATCTTGCTATTTCGCGCGTTACGGGATTCGTAA
- a CDS encoding MFS transporter, producing MLTAWRELGRNGRRTFTASFLGWSLDAFDFFLLTFVISRVATDFNHAVKEVAFSVTLTLFCRPVGALLFGWLADRFGRRTPLMIDVGCYSVLQLLTAFSPNFTVFLVLRALYGIAMGGEWGVGAAIAMEAVPAKRRGLFSGILQEGYAAGYLFAALAYFVVFHFAATAGLQAIDWRILFAVGSLPAFLVLYIRAYVPNSPPAAAGEKSASVDALREIVRHWPLAIYAIAFMTAMNFMSHGTQDSYATFLQKQHGFAPGQVSALSIIGAIGAITGGVIFGALSQRIGRRASVIACAAIGIGVVPLWVFSHTVALLACGAFAMQFAVQGAWGVIPAHLNELSPPNARATFPGFTYQLGNALSAGTLQIEAWLAAGFPLADGGPNYAKAMALVATVTFAAVIVLALIGFIVRPERRDRELAVV from the coding sequence GTGCTGACGGCCTGGCGCGAGCTCGGCCGTAACGGCCGGCGGACGTTCACGGCCAGCTTCCTCGGTTGGTCGCTGGATGCGTTCGATTTCTTTCTCTTGACCTTCGTCATTTCGCGCGTAGCGACCGATTTCAATCACGCGGTCAAAGAGGTCGCATTTTCGGTCACATTGACGCTGTTCTGCCGCCCCGTCGGAGCATTGCTGTTCGGCTGGCTCGCCGACCGTTTCGGGCGCCGCACGCCACTGATGATCGACGTCGGCTGCTACTCCGTGCTGCAACTGCTGACGGCATTCTCGCCCAACTTCACGGTCTTCTTAGTGCTTCGCGCGTTGTACGGCATCGCGATGGGCGGCGAATGGGGCGTTGGCGCAGCGATTGCGATGGAAGCCGTCCCGGCCAAGCGGCGCGGTCTCTTCAGCGGCATTTTGCAAGAAGGCTACGCGGCCGGCTATCTTTTCGCCGCACTAGCCTATTTTGTCGTGTTCCATTTCGCGGCGACTGCCGGGTTACAGGCCATCGACTGGCGGATTCTTTTTGCGGTCGGATCGCTGCCGGCGTTTCTCGTTCTGTACATTCGAGCCTACGTACCGAACTCGCCGCCTGCGGCGGCGGGCGAAAAAAGCGCCTCAGTCGATGCGTTGCGCGAAATCGTGCGCCACTGGCCGCTCGCGATCTATGCAATCGCGTTCATGACCGCGATGAATTTCATGTCGCACGGTACGCAAGATTCGTACGCGACGTTCTTGCAAAAGCAACACGGCTTCGCGCCGGGGCAGGTATCCGCGCTGTCGATTATCGGCGCGATCGGCGCGATTACGGGCGGCGTCATTTTCGGAGCGCTGTCGCAACGAATCGGGCGGCGCGCGTCGGTCATCGCATGCGCCGCGATCGGGATCGGCGTCGTTCCGTTATGGGTTTTCAGCCATACCGTGGCGTTGCTGGCGTGCGGGGCGTTCGCGATGCAGTTTGCGGTGCAGGGAGCCTGGGGTGTCATTCCCGCGCACCTGAACGAACTTTCGCCGCCCAACGCGCGCGCGACGTTTCCCGGTTTCACCTATCAATTGGGCAATGCATTGAGCGCGGGCACGTTGCAGATCGAAGCTTGGCTCGCCGCCGGATTCCCTCTAGCCGACGGCGGGCCAAATTATGCAAAGGCGATGGCGTTGGTGGCAACGGTGACCTTTGCTGCGGTTATCGTACTGGCGCTCATCGGCTTTATCGTGCGGCCGGAGCGCCGAGATCGTGAGCTCGCCGTCGTCTAA
- the tsaD gene encoding tRNA (adenosine(37)-N6)-threonylcarbamoyltransferase complex transferase subunit TsaD: MVILGIETSCDDTATAVVRDGHDVLASVSTNQDAFHERYGGIVPEIAGRRHVALLSAAVEDALTRSNLDFARIDGIAVTRGPGLAGSLVVGVAAAKALAYARNKPLYGINHLHGHIFAPFLDRPEALPYPFLTLLVSGGHSQLVAVGSPTRMTILGRTRDDAAGEAFDKTARLLGLPYPGGPALDRLAQSGNPTAYAFPRHRPAGDALDLSFSGLKTSVRYFLESAAGRDASPSDVAASFQAAVIDVLMARLRSAFGRGHYRAVALSGGVAANSGLQSALRSWSASNGVTAFVPPPAYCTDNAAMIAAAAFHQREAVAFDPLELSADPNLPFLIAS, translated from the coding sequence GTGGTAATTTTGGGAATCGAGACCTCGTGCGACGACACCGCTACGGCAGTCGTGCGCGACGGACACGACGTCCTCGCGAGCGTTTCGACCAACCAAGATGCATTTCACGAACGATACGGCGGCATCGTCCCGGAGATCGCCGGTCGTCGCCACGTCGCACTGTTATCGGCCGCGGTCGAGGACGCGCTAACTCGTTCGAACCTCGACTTCGCGCGCATCGACGGCATCGCGGTTACGCGGGGACCCGGCTTGGCCGGCAGCTTGGTCGTCGGCGTTGCAGCTGCCAAGGCGTTGGCGTACGCACGCAACAAGCCGCTGTACGGCATCAATCATCTGCACGGGCACATTTTCGCGCCGTTTCTCGACCGGCCCGAAGCGCTGCCCTATCCGTTCTTGACGTTGCTCGTTTCGGGAGGCCACTCGCAACTCGTCGCCGTCGGCTCGCCCACCCGTATGACGATTCTCGGACGCACTCGCGATGACGCCGCCGGCGAAGCGTTCGATAAAACGGCCCGCTTGTTGGGGTTGCCGTATCCGGGCGGGCCGGCTCTCGACCGTCTGGCACAGTCCGGCAATCCGACGGCGTATGCGTTCCCGCGCCACCGCCCGGCGGGCGATGCGCTTGACCTCTCCTTCTCCGGCCTCAAAACGTCGGTTCGGTATTTTCTCGAGAGCGCGGCCGGGCGCGACGCCTCGCCAAGCGATGTGGCGGCTTCGTTTCAGGCTGCGGTGATCGACGTCTTGATGGCACGTTTGCGATCGGCATTCGGTCGTGGCCATTATCGTGCGGTCGCACTTTCGGGTGGTGTGGCCGCCAACTCCGGATTGCAGTCCGCCCTGCGATCGTGGAGTGCGAGCAACGGCGTTACCGCCTTCGTCCCGCCTCCGGCCTATTGCACCGATAATGCGGCTATGATCGCGGCGGCGGCGTTTCATCAGCGAGAAGCGGTCGCCTTCGATCCTCTCGAGCTGTCGGCCGATCCCAACTTGCCGTTCCTAATTGCCTCTTGA
- a CDS encoding formyltransferase family protein, whose amino-acid sequence MSGLCNLAVDLDDAFSARAAAIAGTLHLDAATTIERSVGLPGDALAWIDETFGGSWSSEAAAGDNLLARRNGHPVGFATVAARDLRFRWLRGAASEPGTGLFGPFGVSVADRGTSLGRFLLLRALLDLSERGYRRALIAAVGPESLIRYYATVSGAAVVERYDRAQLLPQKRVVVLASGSGTNVQAVLDARDEGRLPVDLAGAIVNRTSAFAAERMLRAGTPATFVVWDRSHETRERYDLRLLESVAAMAPDVLALLGWMHLLDHNFVRAFPRIVNLHPAYLPLDFRLDRVEMPDGTSIPAFRGAHAIRDAVASGSPWGGATMHDVTPDTDRGPVLARRPVRLARGIDEAGALERIRPLEHELVVTALLRCLYES is encoded by the coding sequence GTGTCGGGCCTGTGCAATCTCGCCGTCGACCTCGACGATGCGTTTTCAGCGCGCGCCGCTGCAATCGCCGGCACCCTGCATCTCGATGCTGCAACGACCATCGAACGCAGCGTGGGATTACCGGGCGATGCCTTAGCGTGGATCGACGAAACCTTCGGCGGGAGTTGGAGTTCCGAAGCCGCCGCCGGAGACAATTTGCTGGCCCGACGCAACGGGCATCCGGTCGGGTTCGCGACCGTGGCCGCACGCGATCTACGTTTTCGTTGGCTGCGCGGTGCGGCATCCGAACCCGGGACCGGACTGTTCGGGCCGTTTGGAGTGTCCGTTGCCGATCGCGGTACGTCGCTCGGGCGTTTTCTCTTGCTGCGCGCGCTGCTGGATCTTTCGGAACGCGGATATCGTCGCGCGCTGATTGCAGCGGTCGGGCCGGAATCGCTAATTCGATATTATGCTACCGTTTCCGGCGCGGCCGTAGTAGAAAGATACGATCGGGCGCAGCTGCTGCCGCAAAAGCGGGTGGTCGTGCTGGCATCCGGTAGCGGAACGAACGTACAAGCGGTGCTCGACGCGCGCGATGAAGGCCGGCTGCCGGTCGACCTTGCCGGAGCGATCGTGAACCGTACGTCGGCGTTCGCTGCCGAACGCATGCTGCGCGCGGGCACGCCGGCAACGTTCGTCGTTTGGGACCGGTCGCACGAGACGCGCGAGCGGTACGATCTGCGCCTGCTCGAGAGCGTGGCGGCGATGGCTCCCGACGTACTGGCGTTACTCGGTTGGATGCATTTGCTCGACCACAATTTCGTCCGGGCGTTTCCGCGAATCGTCAACCTGCACCCGGCATATCTGCCGCTCGATTTTCGTTTAGATCGCGTGGAAATGCCGGACGGTACATCGATTCCGGCGTTTCGCGGCGCGCATGCGATTCGCGACGCGGTGGCATCCGGCTCACCGTGGGGCGGCGCTACGATGCACGATGTTACGCCCGATACCGATCGAGGACCCGTGCTCGCACGCAGGCCGGTGCGCCTCGCACGCGGGATCGATGAAGCCGGCGCGCTGGAGCGCATTCGTCCGCTCGAGCACGAGCTGGTCGTCACCGCGCTTCTGCGCTGCCTTTACGAAAGTTGA
- a CDS encoding homoserine dehydrogenase, with amino-acid sequence MHVTIGIGLLGCGTVGSAVAERLVGPNASRRYAGAFCELRAIAVADPFKVRPTFLHRDLFTTDARAVVDDPQVDVVVECIGGTTDAAELVERALARGRHVVTANKDLIATQGPRLRALAAAFSAQLRYEAAVGGAVPVVRTVVESLAGDRIDAIAGVLNGTCTSILSSMERGVSYEAALGAAQAAGFAEADPSSDVDGVDAAHKLAVLMQDAFGLAIVSPRIRRRGIANVTARDVAVAAERGYRIRLVAAAVRSGDRIAAEVGPVCVPMDHEFARTAGAENVVILRARDAGQLVLRGTGAGGPATASAVLGDVASTLHALERARPAIVSGVRSPAPALDVAPLFPALERMRDLADYPLWNEACFADPPAAQPAFAIAWPGTEYRS; translated from the coding sequence ATGCACGTCACCATTGGAATTGGATTGCTCGGTTGCGGCACCGTCGGTTCGGCGGTTGCCGAACGTCTGGTCGGGCCGAATGCCAGCCGGCGCTATGCCGGCGCCTTTTGCGAATTGCGCGCGATCGCAGTGGCCGACCCGTTCAAGGTCCGCCCCACCTTCTTGCACCGCGATCTTTTTACTACCGACGCTCGGGCGGTGGTGGACGATCCGCAAGTGGACGTCGTCGTCGAATGCATCGGCGGAACCACCGATGCCGCCGAGTTGGTCGAACGCGCACTTGCTCGGGGCCGGCACGTCGTTACCGCCAACAAGGATCTCATCGCGACACAGGGGCCGCGACTGCGTGCGCTGGCCGCCGCCTTCTCCGCGCAGTTGCGATATGAGGCAGCGGTTGGCGGCGCCGTGCCGGTGGTTAGAACGGTCGTCGAGTCGCTCGCCGGCGACCGTATCGACGCGATCGCGGGCGTTCTCAACGGAACCTGCACCTCGATTCTGTCGTCGATGGAACGCGGTGTCTCATACGAGGCCGCGCTTGGGGCAGCCCAGGCTGCCGGATTCGCAGAAGCCGACCCGTCGAGCGATGTCGACGGCGTCGACGCCGCACACAAACTCGCAGTCCTAATGCAAGACGCATTCGGTTTAGCTATCGTCTCGCCGCGTATCCGTCGTCGCGGCATCGCAAACGTGACCGCTCGCGATGTCGCAGTAGCGGCGGAGCGCGGCTACCGCATACGGCTGGTCGCGGCCGCCGTTCGCAGCGGCGACCGCATCGCCGCCGAGGTCGGACCGGTTTGCGTGCCGATGGATCACGAGTTCGCGCGCACGGCCGGCGCTGAGAACGTCGTCATTCTGCGCGCCCGCGACGCCGGGCAGCTGGTGCTGCGCGGCACGGGCGCCGGCGGGCCGGCGACTGCTTCAGCGGTTCTCGGCGACGTGGCCTCGACGCTGCACGCTCTGGAACGCGCGCGTCCGGCGATCGTATCGGGCGTCCGTTCGCCCGCGCCGGCACTCGACGTAGCGCCCCTATTCCCCGCACTCGAACGGATGCGTGATCTCGCCGATTATCCGCTCTGGAACGAGGCATGCTTCGCCGACCCTCCGGCCGCTCAACCAGCGTTCGCCATCGCGTGGCCCGGAACGGAATATCGTTCGTGA